A stretch of the Kroppenstedtia eburnea genome encodes the following:
- a CDS encoding P1 family peptidase gives MGMSKKRLREYGYSVGRLPTGVHNSITDVAQVQVGHTTLNKPSQGILTGVTAILPHDGNPFQEKVAAAVHVINGFGKTTGLIQVEELGVLESPILLTNTFSVPATEGGLRWLMKGNPAIGGRDGTVNVVTAECNDGLLNEIRGLHVRPEHALEAIQGARGDCPVAEGAVGAGTGMVCFGWKGGIGTASRRVSVPGLSGHIGSLVLTNFGDPEDLTILGVPMAGLQAIPTTSTTDGSIIIVLGTDLPLDSRQLKRLAKRATFGLARTGSIAHHGSGDIVIAFSNAHRQPHRPETPLLTSCRIAEDGPLISLCFRAAAEATEEAILNSLFLAETATGRDGRTVPALPRKEVLKRLRKYKELHQ, from the coding sequence ATGGGAATGTCCAAGAAACGGCTTCGGGAGTACGGCTACTCCGTAGGGCGCCTTCCCACAGGGGTGCACAACAGCATCACCGATGTGGCCCAGGTTCAGGTGGGCCATACCACTCTGAACAAACCGTCGCAAGGCATTCTTACCGGAGTGACCGCCATCCTCCCCCACGACGGGAATCCCTTTCAGGAAAAGGTGGCCGCCGCTGTCCACGTGATCAACGGTTTCGGCAAAACCACCGGCCTGATCCAAGTCGAGGAACTGGGTGTGCTGGAATCCCCGATCCTGCTGACGAACACCTTCAGTGTCCCGGCCACGGAGGGGGGCCTTCGCTGGTTGATGAAAGGCAATCCCGCCATCGGCGGGCGGGATGGAACCGTCAATGTGGTGACCGCCGAATGCAACGACGGACTGCTCAATGAAATCCGCGGTCTCCACGTCCGACCGGAGCACGCCCTGGAGGCGATCCAGGGTGCCCGGGGCGACTGTCCCGTCGCGGAAGGAGCCGTCGGAGCCGGCACGGGAATGGTCTGCTTCGGATGGAAGGGCGGGATCGGAACCGCTTCCCGACGGGTGTCCGTCCCCGGCCTCTCCGGTCATATCGGATCATTGGTCCTGACCAATTTCGGTGACCCCGAAGACCTGACCATCCTCGGTGTGCCGATGGCCGGACTGCAGGCAATACCCACAACTTCCACCACGGACGGATCCATCATCATCGTCCTGGGCACAGACCTTCCCCTGGACTCCCGCCAACTGAAACGGCTGGCCAAGCGGGCCACCTTCGGTCTGGCCCGGACCGGATCCATCGCCCACCATGGAAGCGGGGATATTGTGATCGCCTTCAGCAATGCCCACCGACAGCCTCACCGGCCCGAGACGCCCCTCCTCACCTCCTGCCGCATCGCGGAAGACGGCCCCCTGATCTCCCTTTGCTTCCGGGCCGCCGCAGAGGCAACCGAGGAGGCGATCCTCAATTCCCTGTTCCTGGCGGAGACCGCTACCGGCAGAGACGGCCGAACCGTTCCCGCTCTGCCCCGGAAAGAGGTTCTAAAACGACTTCGGAAGTACAAGGAACTCCATCAGTGA
- a CDS encoding NCS2 family permease, producing the protein MNHFFQRWFQLKEHGTTIRRELMAGLTTFVTVVYIVAVNSSILSDAGIPVAAGVVATVLASCAGSLLVGLWANAPIVMVPGMGINVLFTYTFVQKMGLSWAEALAVVLVSGLLFTWVAFSPLSGVLQRTVPGSLKEAITVGIGLLLTLIGLQKGGLVVSDPRTLLALGDLGEPRVLVTCATLVIGLVLYVRKVPGNLLLTLAAGTVLGMLSGLTETGGEQTLSLGAYHQLFGGFSFAGWLTLPFWVAVFSLTMVIIFENFGLIQGQLEMLQRKDHSPRVLKAASLSTLTCGWLGTSPTVATVETAAGITAGGRTGLTAVTTGLLFLVTLVAAPWIGMIPDSAVAPILILIGGLMLENIRRIPLQDFTEGFPAYLIIALIPLSQSIPDGIAFGFVAYPVLKLAAGRGRDVSASLYIISGLFLVHLILRVII; encoded by the coding sequence TTGAACCACTTTTTCCAACGTTGGTTTCAACTCAAGGAACATGGAACCACAATCCGACGGGAATTGATGGCCGGTCTGACCACCTTTGTGACGGTGGTCTACATCGTGGCGGTCAATTCCTCCATTCTGTCTGACGCCGGCATCCCTGTGGCGGCGGGGGTCGTGGCCACAGTTCTCGCATCCTGTGCCGGCAGTCTGCTGGTGGGCCTGTGGGCCAACGCACCGATCGTGATGGTTCCCGGGATGGGGATCAATGTGCTGTTTACCTATACCTTCGTTCAGAAGATGGGTCTGTCCTGGGCAGAGGCATTGGCGGTGGTGCTGGTTTCCGGGTTGTTGTTTACATGGGTCGCATTCAGCCCCCTGTCGGGGGTTTTGCAAAGGACTGTGCCGGGGTCGCTGAAAGAGGCGATCACTGTGGGAATCGGACTTCTCCTGACCCTGATCGGCCTGCAAAAAGGGGGGCTGGTGGTTTCCGATCCCCGCACACTCCTGGCCCTGGGGGACCTCGGAGAGCCCCGGGTGCTGGTGACCTGTGCCACCCTGGTGATCGGTTTGGTCTTGTATGTGCGGAAGGTCCCGGGAAATCTGCTGCTGACCCTGGCCGCCGGAACAGTGCTGGGGATGTTGAGCGGCTTGACGGAAACGGGGGGAGAACAAACACTCTCCCTTGGAGCCTACCACCAGTTGTTCGGAGGGTTCTCTTTTGCCGGTTGGCTCACTCTCCCTTTTTGGGTGGCGGTCTTTTCCCTGACCATGGTGATCATCTTTGAAAATTTCGGGTTGATCCAGGGACAACTGGAGATGCTCCAGAGGAAAGATCATAGCCCCCGGGTATTGAAAGCCGCCTCCCTGTCCACGCTGACCTGTGGATGGTTGGGGACCAGCCCCACCGTGGCCACGGTGGAGACGGCGGCGGGGATCACTGCAGGGGGAAGGACCGGCTTGACAGCGGTGACGACGGGGTTGCTCTTTCTGGTCACACTGGTTGCGGCCCCGTGGATCGGCATGATTCCGGACAGCGCGGTTGCACCCATCCTCATCCTGATCGGCGGGCTGATGCTGGAGAATATCCGCCGGATCCCACTGCAGGATTTTACCGAAGGGTTCCCGGCATATCTGATCATCGCCTTGATTCCCTTGAGTCAGAGTATACCTGACGGGATCGCCTTCGGTTTTGTCGCTTATCCGGTGTTGAAACTGGCGGCGGGGCGAGGACGGGATGTATCGGCATCGCTGTATATCATCTCGGGTCTGTTTCTGGTCCATCTCATTCTCCGTGTGATAATTTGA
- a CDS encoding Cof-type HAD-IIB family hydrolase: MSILKYPLFVSDIDGTLVNRVKKIPDANKQTLAAFRRHGGLFTLATGRSYIEAKHFIEELEVQLPVILCNGALIYDPSTDVLSPTATIEREIVFDTLVELEKLKEVFDIFVYTPERVYATGISSFSRSAIEEGEFPMEMIDTFDHIPQVPLIKLVVVSKEETMQQFRKWMHQVNHPLELVQSADSYFEILPSNVSKGNAVRSLAERLDLTVEQCAVIGDHLNDLPMVEVAGISAAVANAHPKLVQAARHVMPSNEDAGVAHFIRRHLLATAPQAQGQ, encoded by the coding sequence TTGTCCATTCTGAAATACCCATTGTTCGTTTCCGACATTGACGGCACCTTGGTCAACCGAGTGAAAAAAATTCCCGACGCCAATAAACAGACCCTTGCCGCCTTCCGTCGCCACGGGGGACTCTTCACGCTGGCCACCGGACGAAGCTATATCGAAGCCAAACATTTCATCGAGGAGCTGGAAGTCCAACTCCCTGTCATCCTTTGCAACGGAGCCCTGATCTATGATCCCTCCACTGACGTATTGTCACCGACGGCCACCATTGAGCGGGAGATCGTATTTGATACCCTGGTCGAGCTGGAGAAACTGAAGGAGGTCTTCGACATCTTTGTCTATACCCCGGAGCGGGTGTATGCCACCGGGATCAGCTCCTTCTCCCGGTCAGCCATTGAAGAGGGAGAGTTTCCCATGGAGATGATCGACACATTCGACCACATACCCCAGGTTCCCCTGATCAAACTGGTGGTGGTTTCCAAAGAAGAGACGATGCAGCAGTTCCGTAAGTGGATGCATCAAGTGAACCATCCGCTGGAATTGGTCCAATCGGCGGACAGCTATTTTGAAATCCTTCCTTCCAATGTCTCCAAAGGAAATGCGGTCCGGTCCCTGGCCGAAAGACTGGATCTGACCGTGGAGCAATGCGCGGTCATCGGCGATCACCTGAATGATCTGCCCATGGTGGAAGTGGCCGGGATCTCCGCCGCTGTTGCCAATGCCCATCCCAAACTGGTGCAGGCGGCCCGTCATGTGATGCCCAGCAACGAGGATGCCGGGGTGGCCCACTTCATCCGCCGCCATCTGCTGGCCACCGCCCCTCAAGCACAGGGACAATAA